One genomic window of Ciona intestinalis chromosome 7, KH, whole genome shotgun sequence includes the following:
- the LOC100179177 gene encoding uncharacterized protein LOC100179177: MFGEHRNVSENTIAALTEIGHRISNLGSLHVATARKLTKLQQNVTAKLEEIPVQIRIAEENIARNERMLEEQATELTSLNQSHLVASAEIRELSRNMTDEIRNLPSKSDVIGLQMQLANKEAVFRDRVLELKHTSNATFSALRIAQENLTANLNRLPQQLISTENQILLLRNEFDDQRMINRRQMLLLNKSNLELTEDINALSQNLTITDLTVLNLNQDNVRKQRNLKSVVQNMTKNINHLYPRLLEAEDKLTTLTGKLHDHDLTLDVLNETSVVTSSELGNLKASAFQNVATITNLQAEVTKFKVSYNANITTLRADLQQIQNQSNNTEDANYDYQYPDHADEES, encoded by the exons ATGTTTGGCGAACACAGAAACGTGTCGGAGAACACGATTGCTGCGTTAACT GAGATTGGCCACAGGATTTCAAACCTAGGCTCTTTACATGTTGCTACCGCACGAAAACTCACAAAGTTGCAACAGAACGTTACG gCCAAACTGGAAGAAATCCCTGTTCAAATTCGCATCGCAGAAGAAAATATCGCAAGAAATGAAAGAATGTTGGAAGAACAAGCTACG GAGTTAACAAGCTTGAATCAATCACATCTAGTCGCATCAGCAGAGATAAGGGAGCTAAGCAGAAATATGACG GATGAGATTCGCAACCTTCCTTcgaaaagtgacgtcattggaCTCCAAATGCAGCTGGCTAATAAGGAAGCG GTATTTCGGGACCGAGTTTTAGAATTGAAACACACAAGCAATGCTACGTTTTCCGCTCTCCGAATTGCTCAAGAAAACTTGACG GCCAATCTCAATCGTTTACCGCAGCAACTCATAAGCACAGAAAATCAAATCTTATTGTTGAGAAATGAGTTCGACGACCAAAGAATG ATAAACAGAAGACAAATgctgttgttaaataaatcaaatcTGGAGTTGACCGAAGATATAAACGCACTGAGTCAAAACTTAACG ATTACCGATCTTACAGTGTTGAACTTGAACCAAGACAATGTTAGGAAACAACGAAACTTAAAGAGCGTTGTACAAAATATGACT aaaaatataaatcatttGTATCCTCGTTTGTTGGAGGCAGAAGATAAGCTAACAACGTTGACTGGTAAACTGCACGACCATGATTTG ACACTTGATGTATTAAACGAAACGAGCGTGGTCACTTCTTCTGAACTTGGAAACTTAAAG GCGTCAGCCTTTCAAAACGTGGCAACCATAACCAATCTTCAAGCAGAAGTAACGAAATTCAAAGTTTCGTACAACGCCAACATCACG ACACTGAGAGCTGATTTGCAACAAATCCAGAACCAATCTAACAACACTGAGGATGCTAACTACgat TACCAGTACCCTGATCATGCCGATGAAGAATCGTGA
- the LOC101243503 gene encoding uncharacterized protein LOC101243503, which produces MAKDRRASDIYIPGFGQNVATKKDISIIHKRLKIQSVVIIILVLLLLLFIIVYLLGVPITPYQTGTSSLFKSEQDGIGSDIMKRIEHLEKDLKANKDSLELEKNLTTKLQTKIFVLEARLINAEKFGKTKNLIEKRLSREENKHQALIDSVLNENVNLTSRISTVESRLEGVAGEATSAKSQVSQVDQKVTLLNDFVANNITIKIESAKNHSSKNAVIVKRLQR; this is translated from the exons ATGGCGAAGGATAGAAGAGCGAGCGATATTTATATTCCTGGTTTTGGTCAGAATGTAGCCACTAAAAAAG ATATTTCTATAATTCACAAAAGATTGAAGATACAGAGTGTCGTCATCATCATTCTTGTTCTGCTCTTGCTGTTGTTTATCA TTGTTTACCTCCTCGGTGTTCCAATAACTCCCTATCAAACTGGAACATCAAGCCTATTCAAATCTGAACAAGATGGGATTGGTTCCGATATAATGAAGAGAATCGAACATCTTGAAAAGGATTTAAAAGCGAATAAG GATTCCCTGGAATTAGAGAAAAACCTCACTACCAAGCTGCAAACTAAAATTTTCGTTTTGGAAGCTAGGTTAATCAATGCCGAG aaATTCGGGAAAACCAAAAATCTTATCGAGAAAAGACTAAGCAGGgaagaaaataaacatcaG GCTTTGATCGATTCAGTATTAAACGAAAACGTCAACCTCACTTCCAGAATATCAACTGTGGAGTCGAGATTAGAAGGAGTAGcg GGCGAAGCAACTTCTGCAAAATCCCAAGTATCACAGGTCGACCAAAAGGTCACACTTCTCAACGATTTTGTTGCTAACAATATAACA ATAAAAATAGAATCCGCCAAAAACCATTCATCCAAAAACGCTGTTATTGTGAAACGATTACAAAGGTGA